In the genome of Hyphomicrobium sp. ghe19, the window GACGTTCTGACGTGCCTCCATGTCGTCGGCGGCCATTGGCTTGCCGAACAATTTCGCCGAGCCTTCGGTGACCGGCAGGAGCCCCGTCATCATTTTCATCGTCGTCGTTTTTCCGCAGCCGTTCGAGCCGAGGAAGCCGAAAATCTCACCGCGTCCGATACGAAAGCTCACGTGATCGACGGCGACGAAATCGCCGAACCGGCGCGTCAGCCCTTCGGCCTCGATTGCCGGCGTCTTGTCATCGCTTTCGGCGCGTGGCCGCACGATGACCTCCTGATGCTGGCTGCGCTTTTCCGGCGGAAGCAGCGCGATGAAGGCGTCGTCGAGGGTGGTCTTTTGCGCCCGCTCGAGGATCTCCTGCGGGGTGCCCTGCGCAATGACCTTGCCGTCGTCCATTCCCGCGAGCCAATCGAACCGCCTGGCCTCGTCCATGTACGCGGTTGCGACGATCACGCTCATTTCCGGCCGTCGCGCGCGGATCGAATCGATCAGCTCCCAGAACTGCCGGCGTGAGAGCGGATCAACGCCCGTGGTCGGCTCGTCGAGAATGAGCAGATCAGGATCGTGCATCAGCGAGCAGCACAGGCTGACCTTCTGCTTCATTCCGCCCGAGAGCTTGCCGCATGGCCGATTCGGAAACGGGTCGAGCCCGGTGGCTTTCAGAAGCTCGTCGATGCGCGCGCGCCGCTCGGCCGCGCCCTGTCCGAACAAACGGCCGAAGAAGTCGATGTTGTCGTACACGCTCAGCGTCGGATAGAGATTGCGGCCAAGCCCCTGGGGCATGTAGGCAATGCGGCCGTAGCTTGCCCGGCGATGGTGCTCGTCCGCCATGTCTCCGCCGAGCGCCGTGACCTTGCCGGTTTGAATCTTGCGCACGCCGGAGATCAGCGCGAGCAAAGTGGACTTGCCGACGCCGTCGGGCCCGATCAGCCCCGCCATGCGCTTCGCGGGAATATTAAGGGTCAGGTCGTTGAGCGCGAACGTTTTGCCGTAGCGGTGGGTGATGCGTTCGATGCTGGCGACGGCTGCATTGGTCATTGAGGAAGTTTCACTTGAAGCTCTTTAGGCCAAGGGATTTTGGGATCAATGCGCACGAAGCCGAGGCCGCGGACGCCCGTCTTCACAGCACGATGGTATTTATCCAGCACTGCAGGGTCACCCTGGAGTTTCACGCGGAACATCAGCTTCTCCCGCTCCTCGGTCGTCTCAACGCTCTTGGGCGTGAACTGGGCCTCAGTCGCCACGAAGCTAATGGTGTTCGGGAGGACGTATTGCGGAACAGGATCGAGGATGGTGCGCGCCTCGTCGCCAATTGTGAGCCTCCCGGCCACATCCGCGGGGAGATAGATCGTCATGTAGATGTCTTTGAGATCGAGGATGGTCAGGACGCGCTGTCCCGCGGCAATCACCTCGCCAGCGCGGGCTAGCCGATATTGCACGCGTCCGCTCCGAGGCGAGATAAGCACGAGGTCCGCAAGGATGGCTTGCAATCGGTCGGCATCAGCTTCGTACGATTTGATCGACGCCTGGGCCCCATCACGCTTCGCGTGGGCTGAAGTAAGCGCTGCCTGAGCCGAGTCCAACTTGTTGCGGCGCTGGTCAAATACTTGCTGCGTCATCCATCCTTGCTTGACTAGCGTTTTTCCACGATCGTAATCGTTCCTGGCGAAGGTCAAATCGCTCTCGCGCTGCGCGATTTCCGCGACGGCTGCCGCTAGATCCTCCTTGGCTTTGAGAATTTGCTCTTGCGCCCCGCGCAGCTGGGCCTCGGTTTCGGGCGACGAGATGGTGCCGACCACCTGCCCAGCCCTGACCTCGTCGCCTTCATCCACGACAAGTGTCGCCAGACGGCCAGGGTATTTTGCTGCGACGTCAACCTCGGTCGCTTCGATGCGGCCATTCGACTTCACGATGCCTTCCGGCATATCGCGGCCGCGCAATCGTGCAATCAGGGTCTCCAGTTGCGTTCGAGCCCGTTCGATCGGGTCAGGCTGCGCGGATTGAGCGAGTGCGGTGCCCATGATCAGCGCGCTGAGCGAATATCCATGTGTGCCGCCGCTGATGATGAGGATGGCAATAAAAGAAAGAGCGGCCCGAACACGCATCGGCCTGGGCGCGCAGCCGCTCCTGGCTCCATCCGACGATGAGGTTGTCAGCATCGACATAGATGCTCTCTCCAGCGATATTCTCGAGCGGATTCTTGAGGACCGCCGAAGCTATCTCATGCCTATGGCGCTTTATCCGTGGGCTCTGTTCTGAGCGCGTCCTCAAGCCCTTTGAATAATCGGTCCGCGCCATAGCCTGAGGCAGGCACCGCTCATGCCTAATTCAGTGTCTTATTCCGGCAGCATCCGTGTTTGGCGAAGTCGAACCCAGACTCGTTACCCAGCAGAGGGAGGACCTGATTAAGGCGACGCTGCCCTTCGGGCTTCAGCTTACCGGTCTGGGGGGCGTCGGGTCTTGGAGCGCAACGGCGGTACTGATGGCTTGCGACATGGCATCTTCCGTCGCCCTCCGAGTCGCAGAAATGCTACGGAATCGTC includes:
- a CDS encoding HlyD family efflux transporter periplasmic adaptor subunit, which produces MGTALAQSAQPDPIERARTQLETLIARLRGRDMPEGIVKSNGRIEATEVDVAAKYPGRLATLVVDEGDEVRAGQVVGTISSPETEAQLRGAQEQILKAKEDLAAAVAEIAQRESDLTFARNDYDRGKTLVKQGWMTQQVFDQRRNKLDSAQAALTSAHAKRDGAQASIKSYEADADRLQAILADLVLISPRSGRVQYRLARAGEVIAAGQRVLTILDLKDIYMTIYLPADVAGRLTIGDEARTILDPVPQYVLPNTISFVATEAQFTPKSVETTEEREKLMFRVKLQGDPAVLDKYHRAVKTGVRGLGFVRIDPKIPWPKELQVKLPQ